Proteins co-encoded in one Chiroxiphia lanceolata isolate bChiLan1 chromosome 21, bChiLan1.pri, whole genome shotgun sequence genomic window:
- the GAPVD1 gene encoding GTPase-activating protein and VPS9 domain-containing protein 1 isoform X8 codes for MVKLDIHTLAHHLKQERLYVTAEKQLIQRLNADVLKTAEKLYRTAWISKQQRINLDRLIITSAEASPAECCQHAKILEDTQFVDGYKQLGFQETAYGEFLNRLRENPRLIASCLVAGEKLNQDNTQSVIHTVFTSIYGNCIMQEDESYLLQVLRYLIEFELKESDNPRRLLRRGTCAFSILFKLFSEGLFSAKLFLTATLHEPIMQLLVEDEDHLETDANKLIERFSPVQQEKLFGEKGTEKFKQRVQEMVDSNEAKLVTLVNKFIGYLKQNTYCFPHSLRWIVSQMYKTLSCVDRLEVGEVRAMCTDLLLACFICPAIVNPEQYGIISDAPINEVARFNLMQVGRLLQQLAMTGSEEGDPRTKSSLAKFDKSCVAAFLDVVIDGRAVETPPMSAVNLLEGLSRTVVYMTYSQLTTLVGFMRNVMSSDQLKEDRMALENLLANLPQNKPGKSSSLEMTPYNTPQLSPATTPANKKNRLPIATRSRSRSNILMDQHGDHEGSSQETIPEVQPEEVLVISLGTGPQITPGMMSENEVLNMQLADGGQDVPIDENKLHGKPDKTLRFSLCSDNLEGISEGPSNRSNSVSSLDLEGESVSELGAGPSGSNGVEALQLLEHEQATTQDNLDDKLRKFEIRDMMGLTDDRDISETVSETWSTDVLGSDFDPNMDEDRLQEIAGAAAENMLGSLLCLPGSGSVLLDPCTGSTISETTSEAWSVEVLPSDSEAPDLKQEERLQELESCSGLGSTSDDTDVREVSSRPSTPGLSVVSGISATSEDIPNKIEDLRSECSSDFGGKDSVTSPDMDETAHGASQLTSPPSQTDSLLALFDPLSSNEGVSAVVRPKVHYARPSHPPPDPPILEGAVGGNEARLPNFGSHSLIPTDLEAFKQRHSYPERLVRSRSSDIVSSVRRPMSDPGWNRRPGNEDRELPMATSSAGAAVLAATSQSSSSSPSKDSSRGEIEERKDSDDEKSDRNKPWWRKRFASAMPKAPIPFRKKEKQEKDKDDMVPDRYATLQDDPSPRLSAQAQAAEDILDKYRNAIKRSSPSEGAIVNYDSAEALGDGESMHDSPRDEALQNMSADDLPDSASQVAQPQSSAFSYRDAKKKLRLALCSADSVAFPMLTHSTRNGLPDHTDPEDNEIVCFLKVQLAEAINLQDKNLMAQLQETMRCVSRFDNRTCRKLLASIAEDYRKRAPYIAYLTRCRQGLQTTQAHLERLLQRVLRDKEVANRYFTTVCVRLLLESKEKKIREFIQDFQKLTAADDKTAQVEDFLQFLYGAMAQDAIWQNASEEQLQDAQLAIERSVMNRIFKLAFYPNQDGDILRDQVLHEHIQRLSKVVTANHKALQIPEVYLREAPWPSAQSEIRTISAYKTPRDKVQCILRMCSTIMNLLSLANEDSVPGADDFVPVLVFVLIKANPPCLLSTVQYISSFYANCLSGEESYWWMQFTAAVEFIKTIDDRK; via the exons ATGGTGAAGCTGGACATCCACACGCTGGCTCACCACCTGAAGCAGGAGCGGCTCTACGTGACGGCGGAGAAGCAGCTGATCCAGCGGCTCAACGCCGACGTGCTGAAGACGGCGGAGAAGCTCTACCGGACAGCCTGGATCTCCAAACAGCAGCGCATCAACCTGGACAGGCTCATCATCACCAG tgcTGAAGCTTCTCCTGCTGAATGTTGCCAGCATGCAAAAATCTTGGAGGACACACAGTTTGTGGATGGATATAAGCAGCTGGGATTTCAGGAGACTGCTTACGGAGAATTCCTGAACAGACTGAGAGAGAACCCGAGGCTTATTGCATCCTGCCTGGTTGCTGGAGAGAAGCTCAACCAGGACAACACTCAGAGTGTCATTCACACAGTCTTTACCTCCATTTATGGCAACTGCATCATGCAGGAGGATGAGAGTTACCTGCTCCAGGTCCTCCGTTACCTGATTGAGTTTGAACTCAAGGAGAGCGACAACCCCCGGCGGCTGCTCCGACGAGGCACCTGTGCCTTCAGCATCTTGTTCAAACTCTTCTCTGAAGGACTCTTCTCTGCAAAACTTTTTCTTACTGCAACCTTACATGAGCCAATTATGCAGCTTCTGGTTGAAGATGAAGACCACCTGGAAACCGATGCAAACAAGTTAATTGAGAGATTCTCCCCAGTACAGCAGGAAAAGTTATTTGGAGAGAAAGGCACAGAGAAGTTCAAGCAAAGAGTCCAAGAGATGGTTGACTCCAACGAGGCCAAGCTGGTGACTTTGGTCAACAAATTCATTGGCTATCTCAAACAAAACACTTACTGTTTTCCTCACAGCTTGAGGTGGATTGTGTCACAGATGTACAAAACGCTGTCGTGTGTGGACAGGCTGGAGGTTGGGGAGGTCAGAGCCATGTGCACAGATCTTCTTCTGGCCTGTTTCATCTGCCCTGCAATCGTTAACCCAGAGCAATATGGGATCATTTCTGATGCTCCTATAAATGAGGTGGCAAGATTTAATCTGATGCAG gttgggaggctcctgcagcagctggcaATGACGGGCTCTGAGGAGGGAGATCCACGTACCAAGAGCAGCCTTGCTAAATTTGACAAA agctgtgttgcTGCTTTCCTGGACGTGGTCATCGACGGGCGCGCGGTGGAGACGCCTCCCATGTCTGCTGTCAACCTGCTGGAGGGGCTGAGCAGGACCGTGGTGTACATGACATACAGCCAGCTGACCACTCTG GTTGGCTTTATGCGCAACGTGATGTCGAGCGATCAGCTTAAGGAAGATCGGATGGCTTTGGAAAACTTGTTGGCAAACTTACCCCAGAACaagccagggaaaagcagcagccttgAAATGACTCCATATAACACCCCCCAGCTTTCTCCTGCTACCACTCcagccaacaaaaaaaaccgGTTACCGATAG caACTCGTAGCAGAAGTAGATCAAATATTCTGATGGATCAGCACGGAGATCACGAAGGATCCTCCCAGGAGACCATCCCAGAAGTTCAGCCAGAAGAAGTGCTGGTGATTTCTCTGGGGACAGGCCCACAGATTACTCCAGGAATGATGTCAGAAAATGAG GTCTTAAACATGCAGCTTGCAGATGGCGGGCAAGATGTCCCCATTGACGAAAACAAACTCCATGGTAAACCTGATAAAACCTTGCgcttttccctctgcagtgaTAATCTGGAAGGAATATCTGAAG GTCCTTCCAATCGCTCCAACTCGGTGTCCTCACTGGATTTGGAAGGGGAGTCGGTGTCAGAGCTCGGCGCGGGCCCCTCGGGGAGCAATGGTGTggaggctctgcagctcctggagcacgAACAAG CCACAACTCAGGATAATCTGGATGACAAGCTCCGTAAGTTTGAAATCCGTGATATGATGGGTTTGACTGATGACAGAGATATATCAGAAACTGTGAGCGAAACCTGGAGCACAGATGTCTTGGGAAGTGACTTCGACCCCAACATGGACGAGGACCGGCTGCAGGAGATCGCAG gtgcagctgcagagaacaTGCTAGGCAGCTTGCTGTGTTTGCCAGGTTCAGGATCCGTGTTGCTTGATCCCTGCACAGGTTCAACCATATCAGAAACCACAAGTGAGGCGTGGAGTGTGGAAGTATTACCGAGTGATTCAG AGGCTCCAGACTTAAAACAGGAGGAAAGACTCCAAGAACTGGAGAGCTGTTCTGGGCTGGGCAGCACGTCTGATGACACAGATGTGAGGGAGGTCAGCTCTCGACCCAGCACTCCAGGACTCAGCGTTGTGTCAG GTATTAGTGCAACATCTGAAGATATTCCCAACAAGATTGAGGATCTCAGATCTGAATGTAGCTCTGACTTTGGGGGAAAAGATTCTGTGACAAGTCCTGATATGGATGAAACAGCCCATG gAGCCAGTCAGTTGACATCTCCGCCTTCTCAGACAGATTCTTTGCTTGCATTGTTTGACCCTCTGTCCTCAAATGAGG GTGTGTCAGCTGTAGTAAGGCCTAAAGTGCACTATGCAAGACCCTCTCACCCACCTCCAGATCCACCCATCTTggaaggagctgtgggaggTAACGAGGCCCGACTGCCAAACTTTGGGTCTCACTCTCTGATTCCAACCGACCTGGAAGCCTTCAAGCAGAGACATTCCTACCCGGAGAGGCTGGTCCGCAGCCGGAGCTCAGACATCGTGTCGTCGGTTCGGAGGCCCATGAGCGATCCCGGCTGGAACAGACGTCCTGGGAACGAGGACAGGGAGCTGCCCATGgccaccagcagtgctggagcagctgtgctggcagccacGTCTCAGTCATCATCTTCATCTCCCAGTAAGGACTCCTCCAGGGGAGAG ATTGAGGAACGAAAAGACAGCGATGATGAGAAGTCTGACAGGAACAAGCCCTGGTGGAGGAAACGTTTTGCATCTGCCATGCCCAAAG CTCCTATTccatttagaaagaaagaaaaacaagaaaaagacaaagatgaCATGGTGCCTGACAGATACGCAACACTTCAAG ATGATCCCAGCCCAAGGCTCAGTGCACAGGCACAAGCTGCTGAGGACATTCTGGACAAATACAGGAATGCCATCAAGAGAAGCAGTCCCAGTGAAGGAGCCATAGTGAACTATGACAGTGCAG AGGCTCTTGGGGATGGTGAGAGCATGCACGACTCCCCGCGGGACGAGGCCTTGCAGAACATGTCTGCAGACGATCTCCCAGACTCTGCAAGTCAAGTAGCACAGCCACAAAGTTCTGCTTTTTCCTATAG gGATGCAAAGAAGAAATTGAGATTGGCTCTTTGTTCAGCAGATTCTGTTGCCTTCCCGATGTTGACCCACTCAACACGGAATGGTCTCCCAGACCACACAGACCCCGAAG ATAATGAAATTGTGTGCTTCTTGAAAGTTCAGCTGGCTGAAGCCATCAACCTCCAGGACAAGAACCTGATGGCGCAGCTGCAGGAGACGATGCGCTGCGTGAGCCGCTTTGACAACAGGACCTGTCGGAAGCTGCTGGCCTCCATTGCAGAGGACTATAG gaaaagagCTCCATATATTGCTTATTTGACTCGCTGCCGCCAAGGCCTGCAGACGACACAGGCACACCTGGAAAGGCTCTTGCAGAGAGTTCTACGAGACAAAGAAGTGGCCAACAGATACTTCACTACAGTATGTGTGAGGTTACTGCtggagagcaaagaaaagaaaataagggaatTTATTCAAG ATTTCCAGAAACTCACAGCAGCAGACGATAAAACAGCCCAAGTTGAGGATTTCCTTCAGTTCCTGTATGGGGCTATGGCTCAGGATGCCATATGGCAGAATGCCAGTGAGGAACAGCTTCAGGATGCACAATTAGCCATCGAGCGCAGTGTGATGAATCGCATTTTCAAACTTGCCTTCTACCCTAATCAGGATGGAGATATTCTGCGTGACCA ggTTCTTCATGAGCACATACAGAGGTTATCCAAAGTAGTGACTGCAAATCACAAGGCCCTTCAGATACCTGAG GTGTATCTCCGGGAGGCGCCGTGGCCGTCGGCACAGTCCGAGATCCGCACGATAAGTGCTTACAAAACCCCCCGGGACAAGGTGCAGTGTATCCTGAGGATGTGCTCCACCATCATGAACCTGCTCAGCCTGGCCAACGAGGATTCAGTACCTGGGGCAGACgattttgttcctgttttggtttttgtccTGATAAAG GCAAACCCCCCTTGCCTGCTGTCCACTGTGCAGTACATCAGTAGTTTCTATGCCAACTGCTTGTCTGGAGAGGAGTCGTACTGGTGGATGCAGTTCACGGCAGCCGTGGAGTTCATCAAAACCATCGATGATCGCAAGTAA
- the GAPVD1 gene encoding GTPase-activating protein and VPS9 domain-containing protein 1 isoform X4, giving the protein MVTGGGGAAASRGHRGAARGKAGGRAETEPSRWVLCHPWLPTMVKLDIHTLAHHLKQERLYVTAEKQLIQRLNADVLKTAEKLYRTAWISKQQRINLDRLIITSAEASPAECCQHAKILEDTQFVDGYKQLGFQETAYGEFLNRLRENPRLIASCLVAGEKLNQDNTQSVIHTVFTSIYGNCIMQEDESYLLQVLRYLIEFELKESDNPRRLLRRGTCAFSILFKLFSEGLFSAKLFLTATLHEPIMQLLVEDEDHLETDANKLIERFSPVQQEKLFGEKGTEKFKQRVQEMVDSNEAKLVTLVNKFIGYLKQNTYCFPHSLRWIVSQMYKTLSCVDRLEVGEVRAMCTDLLLACFICPAIVNPEQYGIISDAPINEVARFNLMQVGRLLQQLAMTGSEEGDPRTKSSLAKFDKSCVAAFLDVVIDGRAVETPPMSAVNLLEGLSRTVVYMTYSQLTTLVGFMRNVMSSDQLKEDRMALENLLANLPQNKPGKSSSLEMTPYNTPQLSPATTPANKKNRLPIATRSRSRSNILMDQHGDHEGSSQETIPEVQPEEVLVISLGTGPQITPGMMSENEVLNMQLADGGQDVPIDENKLHGKPDKTLRFSLCSDNLEGISEGPSNRSNSVSSLDLEGESVSELGAGPSGSNGVEALQLLEHEQATTQDNLDDKLRKFEIRDMMGLTDDRDISETVSETWSTDVLGSDFDPNMDEDRLQEIAGAAAENMLGSLLCLPGSGSVLLDPCTGSTISETTSEAWSVEVLPSDSEAPDLKQEERLQELESCSGLGSTSDDTDVREVSSRPSTPGLSVVSGISATSEDIPNKIEDLRSECSSDFGGKDSVTSPDMDETAHGASQLTSPPSQTDSLLALFDPLSSNEGVSAVVRPKVHYARPSHPPPDPPILEGAVGGNEARLPNFGSHSLIPTDLEAFKQRHSYPERLVRSRSSDIVSSVRRPMSDPGWNRRPGNEDRELPMATSSAGAAVLAATSQSSSSSPSKDSSRGEIEERKDSDDEKSDRNKPWWRKRFASAMPKAPIPFRKKEKQEKDKDDMVPDRYATLQDDPSPRLSAQAQAAEDILDKYRNAIKRSSPSEGAIVNYDSAEALGDGESMHDSPRDEALQNMSADDLPDSASQVAQPQSSAFSYRDAKKKLRLALCSADSVAFPMLTHSTRNGLPDHTDPEDNEIVCFLKVQLAEAINLQDKNLMAQLQETMRCVSRFDNRTCRKLLASIAEDYRKRAPYIAYLTRCRQGLQTTQAHLERLLQRVLRDKEVANRYFTTVCVRLLLESKEKKIREFIQDFQKLTAADDKTAQVEDFLQFLYGAMAQDAIWQNASEEQLQDAQLAIERSVMNRIFKLAFYPNQDGDILRDQVLHEHIQRLSKVVTANHKALQIPEVYLREAPWPSAQSEIRTISAYKTPRDKVQCILRMCSTIMNLLSLANEDSVPGADDFVPVLVFVLIKANPPCLLSTVQYISSFYANCLSGEESYWWMQFTAAVEFIKTIDDRK; this is encoded by the exons ATGGTtaccgggggggggggcgccgccgcctcccggGGGCACCGGGG GGCAGCGAGAGGGAAGGCGGGCGGCCGAGCGGAGACGGAGCCGAGCAGG TGGGTGCTGTGTCACCCCTGGCTGCCCACCATGGTGAAGCTGGACATCCACACGCTGGCTCACCACCTGAAGCAGGAGCGGCTCTACGTGACGGCGGAGAAGCAGCTGATCCAGCGGCTCAACGCCGACGTGCTGAAGACGGCGGAGAAGCTCTACCGGACAGCCTGGATCTCCAAACAGCAGCGCATCAACCTGGACAGGCTCATCATCACCAG tgcTGAAGCTTCTCCTGCTGAATGTTGCCAGCATGCAAAAATCTTGGAGGACACACAGTTTGTGGATGGATATAAGCAGCTGGGATTTCAGGAGACTGCTTACGGAGAATTCCTGAACAGACTGAGAGAGAACCCGAGGCTTATTGCATCCTGCCTGGTTGCTGGAGAGAAGCTCAACCAGGACAACACTCAGAGTGTCATTCACACAGTCTTTACCTCCATTTATGGCAACTGCATCATGCAGGAGGATGAGAGTTACCTGCTCCAGGTCCTCCGTTACCTGATTGAGTTTGAACTCAAGGAGAGCGACAACCCCCGGCGGCTGCTCCGACGAGGCACCTGTGCCTTCAGCATCTTGTTCAAACTCTTCTCTGAAGGACTCTTCTCTGCAAAACTTTTTCTTACTGCAACCTTACATGAGCCAATTATGCAGCTTCTGGTTGAAGATGAAGACCACCTGGAAACCGATGCAAACAAGTTAATTGAGAGATTCTCCCCAGTACAGCAGGAAAAGTTATTTGGAGAGAAAGGCACAGAGAAGTTCAAGCAAAGAGTCCAAGAGATGGTTGACTCCAACGAGGCCAAGCTGGTGACTTTGGTCAACAAATTCATTGGCTATCTCAAACAAAACACTTACTGTTTTCCTCACAGCTTGAGGTGGATTGTGTCACAGATGTACAAAACGCTGTCGTGTGTGGACAGGCTGGAGGTTGGGGAGGTCAGAGCCATGTGCACAGATCTTCTTCTGGCCTGTTTCATCTGCCCTGCAATCGTTAACCCAGAGCAATATGGGATCATTTCTGATGCTCCTATAAATGAGGTGGCAAGATTTAATCTGATGCAG gttgggaggctcctgcagcagctggcaATGACGGGCTCTGAGGAGGGAGATCCACGTACCAAGAGCAGCCTTGCTAAATTTGACAAA agctgtgttgcTGCTTTCCTGGACGTGGTCATCGACGGGCGCGCGGTGGAGACGCCTCCCATGTCTGCTGTCAACCTGCTGGAGGGGCTGAGCAGGACCGTGGTGTACATGACATACAGCCAGCTGACCACTCTG GTTGGCTTTATGCGCAACGTGATGTCGAGCGATCAGCTTAAGGAAGATCGGATGGCTTTGGAAAACTTGTTGGCAAACTTACCCCAGAACaagccagggaaaagcagcagccttgAAATGACTCCATATAACACCCCCCAGCTTTCTCCTGCTACCACTCcagccaacaaaaaaaaccgGTTACCGATAG caACTCGTAGCAGAAGTAGATCAAATATTCTGATGGATCAGCACGGAGATCACGAAGGATCCTCCCAGGAGACCATCCCAGAAGTTCAGCCAGAAGAAGTGCTGGTGATTTCTCTGGGGACAGGCCCACAGATTACTCCAGGAATGATGTCAGAAAATGAG GTCTTAAACATGCAGCTTGCAGATGGCGGGCAAGATGTCCCCATTGACGAAAACAAACTCCATGGTAAACCTGATAAAACCTTGCgcttttccctctgcagtgaTAATCTGGAAGGAATATCTGAAG GTCCTTCCAATCGCTCCAACTCGGTGTCCTCACTGGATTTGGAAGGGGAGTCGGTGTCAGAGCTCGGCGCGGGCCCCTCGGGGAGCAATGGTGTggaggctctgcagctcctggagcacgAACAAG CCACAACTCAGGATAATCTGGATGACAAGCTCCGTAAGTTTGAAATCCGTGATATGATGGGTTTGACTGATGACAGAGATATATCAGAAACTGTGAGCGAAACCTGGAGCACAGATGTCTTGGGAAGTGACTTCGACCCCAACATGGACGAGGACCGGCTGCAGGAGATCGCAG gtgcagctgcagagaacaTGCTAGGCAGCTTGCTGTGTTTGCCAGGTTCAGGATCCGTGTTGCTTGATCCCTGCACAGGTTCAACCATATCAGAAACCACAAGTGAGGCGTGGAGTGTGGAAGTATTACCGAGTGATTCAG AGGCTCCAGACTTAAAACAGGAGGAAAGACTCCAAGAACTGGAGAGCTGTTCTGGGCTGGGCAGCACGTCTGATGACACAGATGTGAGGGAGGTCAGCTCTCGACCCAGCACTCCAGGACTCAGCGTTGTGTCAG GTATTAGTGCAACATCTGAAGATATTCCCAACAAGATTGAGGATCTCAGATCTGAATGTAGCTCTGACTTTGGGGGAAAAGATTCTGTGACAAGTCCTGATATGGATGAAACAGCCCATG gAGCCAGTCAGTTGACATCTCCGCCTTCTCAGACAGATTCTTTGCTTGCATTGTTTGACCCTCTGTCCTCAAATGAGG GTGTGTCAGCTGTAGTAAGGCCTAAAGTGCACTATGCAAGACCCTCTCACCCACCTCCAGATCCACCCATCTTggaaggagctgtgggaggTAACGAGGCCCGACTGCCAAACTTTGGGTCTCACTCTCTGATTCCAACCGACCTGGAAGCCTTCAAGCAGAGACATTCCTACCCGGAGAGGCTGGTCCGCAGCCGGAGCTCAGACATCGTGTCGTCGGTTCGGAGGCCCATGAGCGATCCCGGCTGGAACAGACGTCCTGGGAACGAGGACAGGGAGCTGCCCATGgccaccagcagtgctggagcagctgtgctggcagccacGTCTCAGTCATCATCTTCATCTCCCAGTAAGGACTCCTCCAGGGGAGAG ATTGAGGAACGAAAAGACAGCGATGATGAGAAGTCTGACAGGAACAAGCCCTGGTGGAGGAAACGTTTTGCATCTGCCATGCCCAAAG CTCCTATTccatttagaaagaaagaaaaacaagaaaaagacaaagatgaCATGGTGCCTGACAGATACGCAACACTTCAAG ATGATCCCAGCCCAAGGCTCAGTGCACAGGCACAAGCTGCTGAGGACATTCTGGACAAATACAGGAATGCCATCAAGAGAAGCAGTCCCAGTGAAGGAGCCATAGTGAACTATGACAGTGCAG AGGCTCTTGGGGATGGTGAGAGCATGCACGACTCCCCGCGGGACGAGGCCTTGCAGAACATGTCTGCAGACGATCTCCCAGACTCTGCAAGTCAAGTAGCACAGCCACAAAGTTCTGCTTTTTCCTATAG gGATGCAAAGAAGAAATTGAGATTGGCTCTTTGTTCAGCAGATTCTGTTGCCTTCCCGATGTTGACCCACTCAACACGGAATGGTCTCCCAGACCACACAGACCCCGAAG ATAATGAAATTGTGTGCTTCTTGAAAGTTCAGCTGGCTGAAGCCATCAACCTCCAGGACAAGAACCTGATGGCGCAGCTGCAGGAGACGATGCGCTGCGTGAGCCGCTTTGACAACAGGACCTGTCGGAAGCTGCTGGCCTCCATTGCAGAGGACTATAG gaaaagagCTCCATATATTGCTTATTTGACTCGCTGCCGCCAAGGCCTGCAGACGACACAGGCACACCTGGAAAGGCTCTTGCAGAGAGTTCTACGAGACAAAGAAGTGGCCAACAGATACTTCACTACAGTATGTGTGAGGTTACTGCtggagagcaaagaaaagaaaataagggaatTTATTCAAG ATTTCCAGAAACTCACAGCAGCAGACGATAAAACAGCCCAAGTTGAGGATTTCCTTCAGTTCCTGTATGGGGCTATGGCTCAGGATGCCATATGGCAGAATGCCAGTGAGGAACAGCTTCAGGATGCACAATTAGCCATCGAGCGCAGTGTGATGAATCGCATTTTCAAACTTGCCTTCTACCCTAATCAGGATGGAGATATTCTGCGTGACCA ggTTCTTCATGAGCACATACAGAGGTTATCCAAAGTAGTGACTGCAAATCACAAGGCCCTTCAGATACCTGAG GTGTATCTCCGGGAGGCGCCGTGGCCGTCGGCACAGTCCGAGATCCGCACGATAAGTGCTTACAAAACCCCCCGGGACAAGGTGCAGTGTATCCTGAGGATGTGCTCCACCATCATGAACCTGCTCAGCCTGGCCAACGAGGATTCAGTACCTGGGGCAGACgattttgttcctgttttggtttttgtccTGATAAAG GCAAACCCCCCTTGCCTGCTGTCCACTGTGCAGTACATCAGTAGTTTCTATGCCAACTGCTTGTCTGGAGAGGAGTCGTACTGGTGGATGCAGTTCACGGCAGCCGTGGAGTTCATCAAAACCATCGATGATCGCAAGTAA